The Longimicrobium sp. genome segment ACCTCGCAGGTGCGCTGCATGGGATCCACGATCCAGTACTCCGCGACTCCTACCTGTGCGTACTCGCGGAACTTCTCGCGGCGATCCCGCGTGCGGCTTTCAGGGCTTACGACCTCGACCACGAGGTCCGCCGGACCTTCCAGGCCGAGCCGCTTGAACCGGTCGGCCTTGTCCGCCGCAGCCCACAGCACGTCGGGCTGCCGCGCACTCGAAGGCAGCTTCATCTGGAACGGGGAGTGGCGGACCTGCCCGCCGATCCGCGTCCGGCGAACGAAGCCGTCCAGGATCTCCGCGAAGAAAAGGGTGATCTGCGCGTGCTCGTCAGACGGGGGTGTCACCGGCACCACCTCGCCATCCACCCACTCCGCATAGGTGCCCTCATCGACCGTTGCGAGGAACTCCTCGTACGAGATGCCGTTCGGGTACTGCAGCGCAGGCAGGCTCATGGCCGCCTCCTGTTCGTGCGTGTCGAGCTCAAATCAGTCCCCACTCGCGTTGAACCGACGTAACGCGAGGCATTGGCTGCTGCCACAGCCACTCCACGGCAATCCACATCCCGGGAAGCGAGTGGCTGCGCAGTACCGGCGGATCGCCCGTCTGGACGGGCTCATACGTCCCGTCCTCCCCCAGTCGGTACGCTTCCACCTTCTTCCGCTCGGGATCGATCAGCCAGTACTCCGGCACCCCTGCCTGCTCGTATTCGAAGAACTTCTCTCCCCGGTCGACCACGCGGGTCGAAGCGCTGATCACCTCGATCACGAGATCCGCCGGCCCGTCCAGGTGCGAGCCCCGGTTGCGGTCCAGGTGCTCGCGCGAGACGAAGAACAGGTCGGGCTCGCGGCCGGACGGCTTGGGCGAAAGACGCATCGCGAAGGCCGGCACGAACACCTCGCCCAAGCCCTTCTCCTCCGCGTACGTCTGGAGCAGGGTGATCAGGAACCTGGCGACCTGTGAATGCCGGTCCGTGTTCGGGCTCATGACGTAGACCCTCCCATCCACCCA includes the following:
- a CDS encoding Uma2 family endonuclease, with translation MATQAIPEALPDTISFEEFLTSFDGVHAEWVDGRVYVMSPNTDRHSQVARFLITLLQTYAEEKGLGEVFVPAFAMRLSPKPSGREPDLFFVSREHLDRNRGSHLDGPADLVIEVISASTRVVDRGEKFFEYEQAGVPEYWLIDPERKKVEAYRLGEDGTYEPVQTGDPPVLRSHSLPGMWIAVEWLWQQPMPRVTSVQREWGLI
- a CDS encoding Uma2 family endonuclease, with protein sequence MSLPALQYPNGISYEEFLATVDEGTYAEWVDGEVVPVTPPSDEHAQITLFFAEILDGFVRRTRIGGQVRHSPFQMKLPSSARQPDVLWAAADKADRFKRLGLEGPADLVVEVVSPESRTRDRREKFREYAQVGVAEYWIVDPMQRTCEVFRLSGAGTYLPLAPGDPARVASSVVTGFWIDPAWLWAESRDMWRAFEAWGLI